In the Candidatus Baltobacteraceae bacterium genome, one interval contains:
- a CDS encoding enoyl-ACP reductase, whose product MKLLEGKRALITGVANRWSIATGIARQLHEHGASLAFTYQGERVKDEVAKLAAELGGGPVLECDVTSDEALRTLARDLQAFGKLDALVHSIAFVNKEDLSGRVYDTSREGFKLALDISSYSLIALVQALREGLNDGASIMALTYLGATAIVPNYNVAGIAKAALESIVRYLAFDLGDRGIRVNAISAGPIKTASSRQVAGLSKMLDVVGATAPLRRNVTADDVGKTAVYLASDLSSSITADVHFVDAGFHAMGMFPPSA is encoded by the coding sequence GTGAAACTCTTAGAAGGTAAGCGAGCCCTCATCACGGGAGTCGCCAATCGCTGGTCCATCGCCACCGGGATCGCCCGGCAGCTGCACGAACACGGCGCGTCGCTCGCCTTTACCTATCAGGGGGAGCGCGTTAAAGACGAGGTTGCAAAGCTCGCGGCCGAACTCGGCGGCGGCCCGGTCCTCGAATGCGACGTCACGTCGGACGAAGCGCTCCGGACGCTCGCGCGCGACCTGCAGGCGTTTGGAAAACTCGACGCCTTGGTTCATTCGATCGCCTTCGTAAATAAGGAAGACCTCAGCGGTCGCGTGTACGACACCTCGCGCGAGGGATTCAAACTCGCGCTCGACATCTCGTCGTACTCGCTGATCGCACTCGTGCAGGCATTGCGCGAAGGGTTGAACGACGGCGCCTCGATCATGGCGCTTACCTATCTGGGTGCGACGGCGATCGTTCCGAACTATAACGTGGCCGGCATCGCCAAGGCGGCGCTCGAATCGATCGTGCGCTACCTCGCGTTCGATCTAGGCGATCGCGGCATTCGCGTCAACGCGATCTCCGCCGGACCGATCAAGACCGCGAGTTCGCGCCAGGTTGCCGGACTCTCCAAAATGCTCGACGTCGTCGGCGCAACCGCGCCGCTGCGACGCAACGTTACCGCCGACGACGTTGGCAAAACCGCCGTCTATCTCGCATCGGATCTCTCTTCTTCGATCACCGCCGACGTGCACTTCGTCGATGCCGGATTCCATGCCATGGGCATGTTCCCGCCGTCGGCATGA
- a CDS encoding methylmalonyl-CoA mutase family protein — translation MARDLNDSGIPLRPVYDRIGDEPHDLGTPGTFPFARGVRKDMYRGRLWTMRQYAGFATAAESNARYRYLLEHGTTGLSVAFDLPTQLGYDSDAPQARGEVGKVGVAIDSVADVETLFDGIPLDEVTVSMTINAPAAIVLAMVLAVARRRGIAFEKLGGTIQNDVLKEYVARGTYIYPPAPSMRLVTDVMAYCAREVPQWNTISISGYHIREAGSTALEEIAFTLSNGKAYLRAARDAGIDPDTIAPRLSFFWNAHNDFFEEVAKFRAARYLWAHITRDEFGCLDPRSQMLRAHAQTAGSTLTAQEPENNVVRVTLQALAAVLGGTQSLHTNGKDEALALPTAESAKLALRTQQIIAYESGVADVVDPLAGSYYVESLTNDLIARAQALIAEVDALGGAVAAIESGWMQTRIADSAYRAQQAIESGEAVVVAVNRFAESGKSVRIPLQRIGEAVERDQSARLQAFRAHRDAALVEERLAAVRAAAAGTENLMPRFVDAVDAGATLGEVCNVLRDVFGVYRAREIVA, via the coding sequence ATGGCCCGCGACCTCAACGATTCCGGCATCCCGCTGCGACCGGTCTACGACCGCATCGGCGACGAGCCGCACGATCTCGGTACGCCCGGAACCTTTCCGTTCGCGCGCGGCGTGCGCAAGGATATGTATCGCGGCCGTTTGTGGACGATGCGTCAGTACGCGGGATTCGCCACGGCGGCGGAATCGAACGCTCGCTACCGCTACTTACTCGAGCACGGTACGACCGGCCTTTCGGTCGCATTCGATCTGCCGACCCAACTCGGCTACGATTCCGACGCGCCGCAGGCGCGCGGCGAAGTCGGCAAAGTGGGCGTCGCGATCGACAGCGTTGCCGATGTGGAGACGCTTTTCGACGGAATTCCCCTCGATGAAGTTACCGTTTCGATGACGATCAACGCGCCGGCCGCGATCGTGCTCGCGATGGTGCTCGCCGTCGCCCGGCGTCGCGGCATCGCCTTCGAGAAACTCGGCGGCACCATTCAGAACGACGTGCTCAAAGAGTACGTCGCGCGCGGCACGTATATTTATCCGCCCGCGCCGTCCATGCGCCTGGTCACCGACGTCATGGCCTACTGCGCCCGGGAAGTTCCGCAGTGGAACACGATCTCGATCTCCGGCTATCACATTCGCGAGGCCGGCTCGACCGCGCTCGAAGAGATCGCGTTCACGCTTTCGAACGGCAAAGCCTATCTGCGCGCCGCCCGAGACGCCGGCATCGATCCCGACACCATCGCGCCACGGCTTTCGTTCTTTTGGAACGCTCACAACGATTTCTTTGAAGAAGTGGCAAAGTTTCGCGCCGCCCGCTATCTCTGGGCGCACATCACGCGCGACGAATTCGGCTGCCTCGACCCGCGTTCGCAGATGCTGCGCGCACATGCCCAGACGGCCGGCTCGACGCTGACCGCGCAGGAGCCGGAGAACAACGTCGTGCGCGTGACGCTGCAGGCACTCGCGGCCGTTCTCGGCGGCACGCAGTCGCTGCATACCAACGGCAAGGACGAGGCGCTCGCGCTGCCCACGGCCGAATCGGCGAAGCTCGCACTGCGCACGCAGCAGATCATCGCTTACGAGAGCGGCGTCGCCGACGTCGTCGATCCGCTCGCCGGATCGTACTATGTGGAGAGCCTGACCAACGATTTGATCGCGCGCGCGCAAGCGCTCATCGCCGAAGTCGACGCCTTGGGCGGCGCCGTCGCCGCGATCGAGAGCGGCTGGATGCAGACGCGCATCGCCGATTCGGCGTACCGCGCGCAGCAAGCCATCGAAAGCGGCGAGGCGGTGGTGGTGGCGGTCAATCGCTTTGCCGAGAGCGGCAAAAGCGTTCGCATCCCGCTGCAGCGGATCGGCGAAGCCGTCGAACGCGATCAGAGCGCTCGCCTGCAGGCGTTTCGCGCGCACCGCGATGCGGCGCTGGTCGAGGAAAGGCTGGCGGCGGTTCGCGCCGCCGCAGCGGGCACTGAGAACCTGATGCCGCGATTCGTCGACGCCGTCGACGCCGGCGCGACGCTCGGCGAGGTCTGCAATGTTTTACGCGACGTCTTCGGCGTCTATCGCGCGCGAGAGATCGTAGCCTAA
- the mce gene encoding methylmalonyl-CoA epimerase: MRIDHIAIVVRDLDATIELYTQTLGFEQIYREIVADQGVEAVGLRAGESVIELLRPLDETSPIARYRGDAATKLHHTAYRVDDLVGELARLKAAGVRLLDEHPRAGAHGNRIAFLHPKSTLGVLVELCQPATATPTA, translated from the coding sequence GTGCGGATCGACCACATCGCCATCGTCGTGCGCGATCTCGACGCAACGATCGAGCTCTACACGCAAACCCTCGGCTTCGAACAGATCTATCGCGAGATCGTCGCCGATCAAGGCGTCGAGGCGGTCGGTCTGAGGGCCGGTGAAAGCGTCATCGAACTGCTGCGGCCGCTCGATGAGACCTCGCCGATCGCGCGCTATCGCGGCGACGCCGCGACGAAGCTTCACCATACGGCGTATCGCGTAGACGACCTCGTCGGCGAACTCGCGCGACTAAAAGCCGCCGGCGTACGTTTACTCGACGAACATCCGCGTGCGGGCGCTCACGGAAATCGCATCGCGTTTCTCCATCCCAAGAGCACGCTGGGCGTGCTCGTCGAACTCTGCCAACCCGCTACCGCAACACCCACCGCGTGA
- a CDS encoding acetyl-CoA carboxylase biotin carboxylase subunit — protein sequence MFDKILIANRGEIAVRIIRTAHEMNVATVAVYSEIDRDATHVRMAGEAFLLGPAAPSQSYLNIERLLDAADRSGAQAIHPGYGFLAENAAFARAVLAHGLAWIGPHPDAIDAMGDKVRARQAMVKAGVPVVPGGTEPIADAAGARAAAQTFGLPLALKASGGGGGKGLKVARTMDEVESAFTTARREAEAYFKNDTVYAERYLDNPKHVELQVLADKHGNVVHVGERDCSLQRRHQKVWEEAPATISQRVRDGMREAGIRAARAIDYDSVGTIECLVSGDDFFFLEMNTRIQVEHTVTEMIAGIDLIREQIRVAAGEPLGYAQDAIVFRGHAIEGRVNAEDPAQNFRPAPGTITAYREPAGLGVRVDSAAYAGCTISPDYDSMIAKLVVWAPTRPEAIARFRRAIDEYAIAGVPTTLPLLRALCDEPAVRDASYGTATLEAFAAERFAGGANASAAQGLAQTGAAPNVAASDEIVRVEINDKLYRVRVLDRPVQASRGAGKVAPRTASAKRNAAASGNDVRSPMHGVVVEVPVNAGDAVVEGQVVAIVEAMKMMNEIRAHRAGTATKIHAQKGETVEAASTLVTIE from the coding sequence ATGTTCGATAAAATCCTGATCGCGAACCGGGGCGAGATCGCCGTGCGCATCATCCGGACCGCGCACGAGATGAACGTTGCGACCGTCGCCGTGTACTCGGAGATCGACCGCGACGCGACGCACGTTCGCATGGCCGGCGAAGCGTTTTTGCTCGGCCCCGCAGCGCCTTCGCAGAGTTATCTCAACATCGAACGACTCCTCGACGCTGCAGACCGCTCGGGCGCGCAGGCTATCCACCCGGGCTACGGCTTTCTCGCCGAGAACGCCGCCTTCGCGCGCGCCGTGCTCGCGCACGGACTTGCGTGGATCGGCCCGCACCCCGATGCCATCGACGCGATGGGCGACAAAGTGCGCGCGCGACAGGCGATGGTCAAGGCCGGCGTTCCGGTCGTGCCCGGCGGAACCGAACCGATCGCCGATGCCGCCGGAGCCCGCGCCGCGGCGCAAACCTTCGGCCTTCCGCTCGCGCTCAAGGCCTCGGGTGGCGGCGGCGGCAAAGGCCTGAAAGTCGCGCGCACGATGGATGAAGTGGAGTCGGCCTTCACCACCGCACGGCGCGAAGCCGAAGCCTATTTCAAGAACGATACGGTCTACGCCGAGCGCTATCTCGACAATCCCAAGCACGTGGAGCTTCAGGTGCTCGCCGACAAGCACGGTAACGTGGTCCACGTCGGCGAACGCGACTGTTCGCTCCAGCGGCGCCATCAAAAGGTCTGGGAAGAAGCGCCGGCAACGATCTCGCAACGCGTGCGCGACGGCATGCGCGAAGCCGGGATTCGCGCGGCGCGAGCGATCGACTACGACAGTGTCGGAACGATCGAATGTCTGGTCTCCGGCGACGATTTCTTCTTTCTCGAGATGAACACGCGCATTCAAGTGGAGCACACGGTCACCGAGATGATCGCCGGAATCGATCTGATTCGCGAGCAAATCAGGGTCGCCGCAGGCGAGCCGCTCGGCTACGCGCAGGACGCGATCGTTTTCCGCGGCCACGCGATCGAGGGACGGGTCAACGCGGAAGACCCCGCGCAGAATTTCCGCCCCGCGCCCGGTACGATTACCGCGTATCGCGAACCGGCGGGTCTCGGCGTGCGAGTCGATTCCGCCGCCTATGCCGGCTGCACGATCTCACCGGACTACGACTCGATGATCGCCAAGCTCGTGGTCTGGGCGCCGACGCGCCCCGAGGCCATCGCACGATTTCGCCGCGCCATCGACGAGTACGCAATCGCGGGCGTGCCGACCACGCTCCCACTCCTGCGCGCGCTCTGCGATGAGCCTGCGGTGCGCGATGCAAGCTACGGAACCGCAACGCTCGAAGCGTTCGCCGCCGAGCGATTTGCCGGTGGCGCAAACGCGTCCGCTGCGCAGGGCCTCGCGCAAACCGGGGCGGCGCCAAACGTCGCCGCGAGCGATGAGATCGTGCGCGTCGAGATCAACGACAAACTCTACCGCGTTCGCGTGCTCGATCGGCCCGTGCAGGCTTCGCGCGGGGCGGGGAAAGTCGCGCCGCGTACCGCCTCGGCCAAACGCAATGCGGCCGCGAGCGGCAACGACGTGCGATCGCCGATGCACGGCGTGGTCGTGGAGGTGCCGGTCAACGCCGGCGATGCGGTCGTCGAGGGTCAGGTCGTGGCCATCGTCGAGGCGATGAAAATGATGAACGAGATTCGCGCGCACCGTGCGGGCACGGCAACGAAGATTCACGCTCAAAAAGGCGAGACGGTCGAAGCGGCGAGCACGCTCGTGACGATCGAGTAG
- a CDS encoding divergent polysaccharide deacetylase family protein, with protein MARKRRRRGAGRLKPLPVLFLLLIAALVIWALLPRHAPNHRTRGTTVAQTTAAPIATPASTVEATATPEASPSAESSATPAPALTLAPRATQAPAYTGNAPVVAIIVDDCGQWLDTERGYIALPIPLTMSVLPHVRYGTLIANEAQAAGKGVMLHLPMEPISHINPGPGEIKTAMGDAAIVAQTENDVAQVPLATGVNNHEGSEASADPRVMNDVMGVVKAHGLFFIDSMTSAKSVAKQTAQTDGVPTAARDVFLDNQDDVAYSESMLARAVAVAKANGSAIAIGHPRPTTLEALRVMYPKMQAEGIHFVLASQLVR; from the coding sequence ATGGCTCGCAAACGTAGACGCCGCGGCGCCGGCCGCCTCAAGCCCTTGCCCGTGTTGTTTCTTCTGCTTATCGCGGCGCTCGTGATTTGGGCGCTGCTCCCCCGCCACGCGCCCAACCATCGCACGCGCGGCACGACTGTGGCGCAGACGACCGCCGCGCCGATCGCTACACCCGCGTCCACCGTTGAAGCGACCGCAACGCCGGAGGCTTCGCCATCGGCCGAGTCGAGCGCGACGCCCGCCCCCGCCCTCACGCTCGCACCGCGCGCCACGCAGGCACCCGCCTACACGGGAAACGCGCCGGTCGTCGCCATCATCGTTGACGATTGCGGCCAGTGGCTCGATACCGAACGCGGCTACATCGCGCTGCCGATTCCGCTCACGATGTCGGTGCTGCCCCACGTGCGATACGGAACCCTCATTGCGAACGAAGCGCAAGCCGCCGGCAAAGGGGTGATGCTGCATCTTCCGATGGAACCGATTTCGCATATCAATCCGGGACCGGGCGAGATCAAGACGGCGATGGGCGATGCCGCCATCGTCGCGCAGACCGAGAACGACGTCGCGCAAGTTCCGCTGGCAACCGGCGTGAACAATCACGAAGGCAGCGAAGCAAGCGCCGATCCACGCGTGATGAACGACGTGATGGGCGTGGTCAAAGCGCACGGCCTCTTCTTCATCGACTCGATGACCTCGGCGAAATCGGTCGCCAAACAAACCGCACAGACCGACGGCGTACCGACCGCCGCTCGCGACGTCTTTCTCGACAACCAAGACGATGTGGCCTACAGCGAGTCGATGCTCGCCCGCGCCGTCGCCGTAGCAAAGGCTAACGGCTCGGCCATCGCCATCGGCCACCCGCGCCCCACGACCCTCGAAGCCCTCCGCGTTATGTACCCCAAGATGCAAGCCGAAGGCATCCAC